In Labrus bergylta chromosome 11, fLabBer1.1, whole genome shotgun sequence, one genomic interval encodes:
- the LOC109991220 gene encoding protein FAM222B, whose translation MLACLPASGDPTIRLLSRTQMNTGLQKWETTQKMRSANYPTPAELDAYAKKIANNPLTIQIFPNSVKVPQRKHIRRTVNGLDTSSSSQRHSPYPSQVSSGRGLLAVLRAPAKGVIKDLDGSRTRQLHKAVMNPHSGPYAPQSTLNLPQPVPHLPGPSNPGAQAAQKQGMVHPQVLQQQQSLSHPMTLQQPQTLPHPQALQQRMAHPQGLQRQQSLSQVQTSQQQRLALPQGIQRQQSLPHTQALQQQQSQTRPPVVPQQHLSHLQTLKHQSAPPQALLSQQGVTQDLRHISDGAQLSSLQHTQGQGLVSSQPLPQAVGAGPPTMPNSLQQQQPPPGAYGPRKLPDADAPPNVTVSTSTIPLSMAASLHQNRPGDLSSIVHQINQLCQARAGMGNTSVCEGQIANPSPISRNLLINASSRVSSHHPGLGSVPNCLMVGPPDKATAQTSSATLHSQPTIASNNSIPAFHTDPEKVHLQQQQQQQQQHQHQHQHQHQQQQQQLQHHLHQQKQQQQHLQQQQHLHQLQQLQQQRSWAQHQLAHMQQPPEGAHPCKNPRMEPPTECSFPSGNLNYLHKLPNAAQSFPLKHPAEKPRPSSPSNCPVGSMPYINGHYMPPSWGNIPATAGNNGSGPQDHPVAFQGGQAAATTERIPGAKYRPGKEGHSGQSKLMQNVDFLGGDFQIPSFQEQNMDAMQKMHRSAMGQVQDPNNGGGLHSHHPGYR comes from the exons ATGCTGGCCTGTCTGCCAGCATCAGGTGACCCTACCATCAGACTTCTCTCCCGCACGCAGATGAACACTGGACTTCAGAAAT GGGAAACTACACAGAAGATGAGATCTGCCAACTATCCAACCCCAGCAGAGTTGGATGCCTATGCTAAGAAAATTGCCAACAACCCTCTTACTATCCAGATTTTCCCTAACAGtgtcaaagtacctcagaggaagCACATTCGCCGCACAGTAAACGGTCTTGACACATCTTCGTCCAGTCAGCGACACAGTCCGTACCCCTCTCAGGTCAGCTCCGGTAGGGGCCTTCTGGCTGTCCTGCGGGCACCAGCGAAAGGTGTCATCAAAGATTTAGACGGAAGCCGCACCCGGCAGCTTCACAAAGCAGTCATGAACCCTCACAGTGGGCCATATGCCCCTCAAAGCACTTTAAATCTCCCTCAGCCTGTTCCTCACCTACCGGGCCCATCGAACCCTGGGGCCCAGGCGGCCCAGAAGCAGGGCATGGTGCACCCACAGGTGCTTCAGCAACAGCAAAGCTTGTCTCATCCAATGACTTTACAGCAGCCTCAAACTTTGCCTCACCCGCAGGCTTTGCAGCAAAGGATGGCTCATCCACAGGGTCTGCAGCGGCAACAGAGCTTGTCCCAGGTTCAGACTTCACAGCAGCAAAGATTGGCTCTCCCGCAAGGCATTCAGAGGCAGCAGAGTCTGCCTCACACTCAGGCTCTACAGCAACAGCAGAGTCAGACACGTCCACCAGTGGTGCCGCAGCAGCATCTTTCTCATTTGCAGACACTAAAGCATCAGTCGGCCCCTCCGCAAGCTTTACTCTCGCAACAAGGAGTGACTCAGGACCTGCGCCACATTTCTGATGGAGCTCAGCTTTCAAGTCTACAGCACACCCAGGGCCAGGGTCTGGTTAGCTCACAGCCCCTTCCCCAGGCTGTGGGTGCAGGACCTCCTACCATGCCTAATAgcttacagcagcagcagcccccacCTGGGGCGTATGGACCCCGGAAGCTCCCTGACGCAGACGCCCCACCAAATGTTACTGTATCTACCTCCACCATCCCACTGTCCATGGCGGCCAGCCTGCATCAGAACAGGCCTGGTGACCTGAGCAGCATCGTGCACCAAATCAACCAGTTGTGCCAGGCACGGGCTGGCATGGGCAACACCTCAGTATGTGAGGGACAGATCGCAAATCCAAGCCCCATCAGCCGCAACCTGCTAATCAACGCCAGCTCAAGGGTGTCCTCTCACCACCCGGGTCTGGGCTCTGTGCCCAACTGTCTCATGGTGGGACCCCCAGACAAAGCTACAGCTCAGACTTCTAGTGCTACTCTCCATTCACAGCCCACTATAGCTTCTAACAATAGTATACCTGCCTTTCACACAGACCCAGAGAAGGtacacctgcagcagcagcagcagcagcagcaacaacaccaacaccaacaccaacaccaacaccaacagcagcagcagcagcttcagcaccatttacatcagcagaaacaacagcagcaacatttacagcagcagcaacatttaCATCAActacagcagctgcagcagcagcgctCCTGGGCTCAGCATCAACTGGCCCACATGCAGCAGCCTCCTGAAGGGGCCCATCCATGCAAGAACCCAAGGATGGAGCCTCCAACCGAGTGTTCTTTTCCGTCTGGGAACCTCAACTATCTTCACAAGCTACCAAACGCAGCACAGTCTTTTCCTCTAAAACACCCTGCAGAAAAACCAAGACCATCATCGCCTAGTAACTGCCCTGTGGGTTCTATGCCTTACATTAATGGCCACTACATGCCGCCATCATGGGGCAACATCCCAGCCACAGCAGGAAATAACGGATCAGGCCCTCAGGACCACCCAGTGGCTTTCCAGGGAGGGCAAGCTGCTGCCACCACTGAACGCATCCCAGGGGCAAAGTACCGACCAGGAAAGGAAGGTCATTCTGGCCAGTCCAAGTTGATGCAGAATGTGGATTTCTTAGGAGGGGACTTCCAGATACCCAGCTTTCAGGAGCAGAACATGGATGCGATGCAGAAGATGCACAGGTCAGCCATGGGCCAAGTTCAGGACCCTAACAACGGTGGAGGTCTCCACAGTCATCACCCAGGCTACCGCTAA